The Calliphora vicina chromosome 3, idCalVici1.1, whole genome shotgun sequence genome contains a region encoding:
- the bora gene encoding protein aurora borealis, giving the protein MELDEHETPQKLKTHKFIINYQTNNSQRQMSISPCQLKVTPKNNKCLRKSINPRTPKAQSLSYSVAACSSLVSSNSNSVHSISMALVQTPPAKRYQRVKNPFEAALTDRLHLPLIASPSLFQRPNTPQLSSTQFEWTIDEVSSLKPAHVEPHETQFHDSPNPELEAKAQSAISSYFKEQQIVPSPIDCPLRSNRIVLSEINGTTPLSKPGRRIRDCASQTELTLPPILPPALEEALKPYFQPQLAGKDKVLKNLGASRSWISNSSEVKDTSLRRKLFDMHNIVVLENENQQTPRQQQLPKPSISSAHSNSSPISLNSLQHTAIVGKLSDSLDKSSFGSLSPISAADSLSPNCLGGSATKRKSRFGNFLSELEEVELLSPIHPPVRRKPLTESNRSQYRSHISEISKIDLTTNNVSTEAEENELFTPERSSSPLHVMAYDNLAEFSTDSFNIKVSRLKVNSSKQQATNQDKICKILQKSAQLATDVDIFPHDDTEDLLENTVDMDDMQVSQLSGHSSNCSSSQSDTPRGKRRSASRKNLSQSFSANWLQDEDEQELDTSQSMKIKEILAKKQFSVTSATTSCSFGGISKQRIENTTPKKSLTFYRTDSGFNEMSHSSMSSCEALKSGQDKNPQLDMLPLQEILVCCSTPSTKDKFNFMD; this is encoded by the exons ATGGAGCTAGACGAACATGAAACCCCGCAAAAgttaaaaacacacaaattcaTTATCAACTATCAAACAAATAATAGCCAACGACAAATGTCTATTTCACCCTGCCAACTGAAAGTGAcgccaaaaaataacaaatgccTAAGGAAGTCTATAAACCCGCGGACACCCAAAGCCCAGAGTTTAAGCTATTCGGTGGCTGCCTGCAGTTCTTTGGTGTCCTCAAATAGTAACTCTGTGCATTCGATATCGATGGCTTTGGTACAGACGCCACCGGCAAAAAGATATCAAAGAGTGAAAAATCCTTTTGAGGCGGCCTTGACGGATAGATTACATTTGCCATTGATAGCTAG ccCCTCGTTGTTTCAACGTCCCAATACACCACAACTGAGTTCTACACAATTTGAATGGACTATCGACGAAGTATCTAGTCTAAAGCCGGCACATGTAGAACCTCATGAAACACAATTTCATGACTCCCCCAATCCAGAATTGGAGGCTAAAGCCCAATCAGCCATAAGTTCCTATTTCAAAGAACAACAAATTGTGCCCAGCCCCATAGACTGTCCCTTACGATCAAATCGCATTGTTTTGTCAGAAATTAATGGCACCACGCCGCTTTCAAAACCAGGTCGCCGGATACGTGACTGTGCTTCGCAAACCGAACTGACATTGCCACCCATTTTGCCGCCAGCCTTGGAAGAAGCCTTGAAACCTTATTTCCAGCCACAATTGGCGGGCAAAgataaagtgttgaaaaatctgGGCGCCTCTCGTTCTTGGATTTCCAACAGCAGTGAGGTGAAGGATACTTCTCTAAGACGCAAACTTTTCGATATGCATAATATTGTGGTGTTGGAAAATGAAAATCAACAAACACCCCGCCAGCAGCAATTACCCAAGCCTTCGATTTCTAGTGCCCATTCAAATTCTAGTCCTATTTCATTGAATTCCTTGCAACATACAGCCATAGTAGGCAAACTATCAGATTCTTTAGACAAGAGCTCTTTTGGCTCTCTATCACCTATTTCGGCAGCTGATAGTTTGTCGCCCAATTGTTTGGGCGGAAGTGCCACAAAACGAAAATCCAGATTTGGCAATTTCCTCAGCGAATTGGAAGAAGTAGAGCTACTTTCGCCCATACATCCACCCGTAAGAAGAAAGCCCTTGACTGAAAGCAATAGGTCGCAGTATAGAAGCCATATAagtgaaatttccaaaatagaTTTAACCACCAACAATGTTTCCACTGAAGCAGAAGAAAATGAACTTTTCACACCCGAAAGATCTTCATCGCCCCTGCATGTTATGGCTTATGATAATCTAGCTGAATTCTCCACCGATAGTTTTAATATTAAGGTCAGCCGTTTAAAGGTAAACTCTTCTAAACAGCAGGCAACAAACCAGGACAAAATTTGCAAAATCCTGCAAAAATCAGCACAACTGGCAACAGATGTGGATATTTTCCCACACGATGACACTGAGGACTTGCTAGAGAACACGGTCGACATGGATGATATGCAAGTTTCACAACTGTCAGGCCACTCCTCCAACTGCAGCTCATCGCAGTCGGACACACCAAGAGGCAAACGCAGATCAGCCAGTCGTAAGAATCTATCACAATCATTTTCTGCCAACTGGCTGCAAGATGAAGACGAACAAGAGCTGGATACTTCTCAGtctatgaaaattaaagaaattttagctaaaaaacaattttctgtaaCTAGTGCCACAACTTCCTGCTCGTTTGGGGGTATTAGCAAACAAAGGATCGAGAATACAACGCCAAAGAAAAGTTTAACATTCTATAGGACTGATAGTGGTTTCAATGAAATGTCTCATAGCTCAATGTCATCATGCGAGGCTCTCAAGTCGGGACAGGATAAGAATCCCCAGTTGGACATGCTGCCGCTTCAAGAGATTTTGGTATGTTGTTCTACGCCATCGACCAaggataaatttaattttatggacTGA
- the LOC135954681 gene encoding myb-like protein Z: protein MATPRKQFNYNNTPYAKPVQQYPSQSEDYISFDMGGRTTQNNNATMSPSSNEKTPGRYNPKYYQQNYRNSNSKGNRRNLFNNNYGQQNNRQNYNQNYNPQQQQQRYGPRSGNERPQFQQKNNHQKFKNDAPIASYCHPSMTEDPWFHLMQRIRSLDNSKISVKEIPSPKDTTTPPPPDTSSNSETDTEEVDSAASD, encoded by the exons ATGGCTACTCctagaaaacaatttaattataataatacacCTTACGCCAAGCCAGTGCAACAATATCCCTCACAATCAGAAGATTATATATCATTTGATATGGGTGGACGAACAACGCAGAACAATAATGCAACGATGTCGCCATCATCAAATGAGAAAACTCCCGGTCGTTATAATCCCAAGTATTATCagcaaaattatagaaattccAATTCTAAAGGAAATCGtagaaatttattcaataacAACTATGGTCAGCAGAACAACAGACAAAATTATAATCAGAATTATAAcccacaacagcaacaacagcgtTATGGTCCCAGAAGTGGAAATGAAAGGCCTCAATTTCAACAGAAAAATAAT catcagaaatttaaaaatgatgcaCCCATTGCATCATATTGCCATCCCTCCATGACCGAAGATCCTTGGTTCCATTTAATGCAGCGCATTAGGTCCTTGGATAATAGTAAAATTTCTGTAAAAGAAATTCCATCACCCAAAGACACTACAACACCACCACCACCCGACACTAGCTCCAATTCAGAAACCGATACTGAGGAAGTGGATAGTGCAGCAAGTGATTAA
- the LOC135954680 gene encoding uncharacterized protein LOC135954680 produces the protein MSQQEVQTNTECKNSNKNRKRKNRRKRSEGSGPAVKCELKEEVLGASGDSTQVTVSEKMEKKPLHTSMEQLRVARKATTPIASRKAAGSNWEAVAKPKATEQENVAAKGEENLAEASTLSKSARHRQKRRNAEQKYLSMDCEMVGVGLNGQDDMLARVSIVNKRGEVLLDKFVKPQEPVIDYRTSVSGIRPHDIDNAEDFKSVQEEVVQMLHGKILVGHAIRNDLAVLHIKHPQSFIRDTSRYKPLCRLVANGRTPSLKRLTQAILGKEIQTGEHNSVEDARAAMSIYNCLASDWEVYLKRHQHKTGK, from the exons ATGTCACAGCAAGAGGTACAAACAAATACGGAAtgtaaaaatagtaataaaaacagaaagcgaaaaaatagaagaaaacgTTCAGAAGGCAGTGGCCCAGCAGTTAAGTGTGAGCTAAAGGAAGAAGTTTTGGGAGCATCTGGTGACAGTACACAGGTCACAGTAAgtgaaaaaatggaaaagaaaCCTTTGCACACTTCAATGGAACAATTGCGGGTGGCCCGTAAAGCCACCACACCAATTGCAAGTCGCAAAGCGGCCGGATCAAATTGGGAGGCTGTGGCGAAACCAAAAGCAACCGAACAAGAGAATGTGGCAGCCAAAGGTGAAGAAAATCTTGCCGAAGCCTCTACTTTAAGCAAGTCTGCACGTCATCGACAAAAGCGTCGTAATGccgaacaaaaatatttgtccatGGACTGTGAAATGGTGGGAGTAGGTCTCAACGGCCAAGACGATATGCTGGCTCGTGTGTCCATTGTCAATAAACGTGGTGAAGTGTTATTGGACAAATTTGTAAAGCCTCAGGAGCCTGTGATCGACTATCGTACAAGTGTATCTGGCATACGGCCTCATGATATAGATAATGCCGAAGATTTTAAAAGTGTTCAAGAGGAAGTAGTACAAATGTTGCATG GAAAAATTCTGGTTGGTCATGCTATACGCAATGATTTGGCTGTTTTGCATATAAAACACCCTCAGAGTTTTATACGTGACACCTCACGCTACAAGCCTTTGTGTCGTTTGGTGGCCAATGGTCGTACACCCAGTCTTAAACGTTTAACTCAGGCCATTTTGGGCAAGGAGATACAAACTGGCGAACACAATTCCGTGGAAGATGCACGCGCAGCCATGAGTATTTACAATTGCTTGGCCAGCGATTGGGAGGTGTATCTGAAAAGACATCAGCACAAAACAGGCAAATAA